A single genomic interval of Selenobaculum gibii harbors:
- a CDS encoding ABC transporter substrate-binding protein, translated as MRKQKYSICFTAFLVIIIFCMTACGKSEKIAVTNNLDTAYEAVDSQGSVIKMFEKPKKIMTTHFYLDAIVLGIVPPERMIAIFKTASDPAVSYMVKKAEKIQNNTSEISLETVVALSPDLIITREGAGEEMIQSYRDLETPVFVV; from the coding sequence TTGAGAAAACAAAAATATAGTATATGTTTTACTGCTTTTTTAGTCATAATTATTTTTTGTATGACTGCATGTGGAAAGAGTGAAAAAATAGCTGTTACTAATAATTTAGATACTGCCTATGAAGCTGTTGATTCTCAGGGCAGTGTAATAAAAATGTTTGAAAAACCCAAAAAAATCATGACAACACATTTCTATTTAGATGCAATTGTTTTAGGGATTGTTCCTCCTGAGAGAATGATTGCTATTTTTAAAACTGCTTCTGATCCAGCTGTATCTTATATGGTAAAAAAAGCTGAAAAAATTCAAAATAATACCAGTGAAATATCTTTGGAAACAGTCGTTGCTTTAAGCCCGGATTTAATTATTACGCGGGAAGGGGCAGGGGAAGAAATGATACAAAGCTATCGTGATTTGGAAACCCCTGTTTTTGTGGTATAA
- a CDS encoding DUF523 domain-containing protein: protein MILVSACLLGHNTKYNGGSNDHPLLIKYNELGKFVAVCPECLGKLPIPHPPSEIIGGSGKDVWTEKAKVISNQHHVVTANFIHGAERVLEIAKQYKIKAAILKERSPSCGVHQIYDGTFSDKRVSGEGVATALLRKNEIAVYSEEEITEKLLQKLLDENHA from the coding sequence ATGATATTGGTAAGTGCGTGTTTATTAGGTCATAATACAAAGTATAATGGTGGGTCAAATGATCATCCTCTGCTGATAAAATATAATGAGTTAGGAAAATTTGTTGCAGTCTGTCCAGAGTGCTTAGGAAAACTGCCAATTCCGCATCCACCTTCGGAAATTATTGGCGGCAGTGGAAAAGATGTTTGGACAGAAAAAGCGAAAGTGATTAGCAATCAGCATCATGTGGTAACGGCAAATTTTATTCATGGAGCAGAAAGAGTTTTAGAAATTGCCAAGCAATATAAGATAAAAGCGGCGATCTTAAAAGAGCGTAGTCCATCTTGTGGGGTACATCAAATTTATGATGGAACTTTTTCTGATAAAAGAGTTTCTGGTGAAGGGGTTGCGACAGCGTTACTTAGAAAAAATGAGATTGCTGTTTATTCAGAAGAAGAGATAACCGAAAAGTTATTGCAAAAGTTGCTAGATGAAAATCATGCTTAA
- a CDS encoding 3'-5' exonuclease, translating to MMNFVAIDFETANQYRNSACSVAVVEVKNGEIYDSYYALIRPPIMQFNRINIDIHGITPADVRDKPNFSTIWSDLKPCLEGRNVIAHNASFDMSVLKSCLTYYQLTMPNFSHFCTVSMAKKVWPELENHKLGTLGDYFHIDFQHHNALDDARTCACVALLAAKKLQVTSFRELITKLGLPNKKFC from the coding sequence ATGATGAATTTTGTTGCAATAGATTTTGAAACGGCGAATCAATATCGTAATAGTGCATGCAGTGTTGCTGTTGTTGAAGTGAAAAATGGAGAAATATATGATTCTTACTATGCATTGATTCGTCCACCGATTATGCAGTTTAATCGAATTAATATAGATATTCATGGGATTACACCGGCTGATGTGAGAGATAAACCTAATTTTTCAACAATATGGAGCGATTTGAAGCCATGTTTGGAAGGCAGGAATGTCATTGCCCATAATGCGAGCTTCGATATGAGTGTGTTAAAAAGTTGTTTGACTTATTATCAGCTTACGATGCCAAATTTTTCGCATTTTTGTACAGTCAGTATGGCAAAAAAGGTTTGGCCGGAATTAGAAAATCATAAACTAGGGACTTTAGGCGATTATTTTCATATTGATTTTCAGCATCATAATGCATTAGATGATGCTAGGACCTGTGCTTGTGTTGCACTTCTTGCTGCGAAAAAATTACAGGTAACAAGTTTTCGGGAACTTATTACTAAGTTAGGGCTGCCGAATAAAAAGTTTTGTTGA
- a CDS encoding valine--tRNA ligase: MEEKNIPTVYDPQSFEKKWYKFWEENQLFHAEVERDKKPFSIVIPPPNVTGQLHMGHALDNTLQDIQIRWRRMQGYNTLWMPGSDHAGIATQIKVEEMLRNEQGLSRHDIGREKFIEHVWEWKHQYGSKITKQLRSLGASCDWQRERFTMDEGCSEAVREVFVSLYEKGLIYQGHRITNWCPRCSTALSDIEVEHEDKPGHLYHLRYQVEGSDEFVEIATTRPETMLGDTGVAVHPEDERYTHLIGKKLILPIVGRKIPVFADEYVDPKFGTGVVKVTPAHDPNDFEMGQRHGLEQIVVLNDDATMADNTGKYKGMDRYECRKVLLEDLKALGNLVSIEEHNHAVGHCQRCHTVVEPMISKQWFVKMESLAKPAMEAVTSGKIQFVPERFTKIYLNWLESIRDWCISRQLWWGHRIPAWYCDECGETFVSREDLSVCSKCGKALRQDEDVLDTWFSSALWPFSTMGWPKDTEELKQFYPTSVLVTGYDIIFFWVARMIMMGLEFKQEIPFKHVFIHGLVRDSQGRKMSKSLGNGIDPVEVIEKYGADTLRFMLITGNTPGNDMRFYWERVEATRNFANKLWNASRFVLMNLEGFDAAFRPKQEDYTLADRWILSRYAKTVADVTNNLERFELGEAGRALYDFIWNEFCDWYIEMAKARLYNKDAVTARQTAQYVLCYVLENTLKLLHPFMPYITEEIWQHIPHEGISIMVAKYPCGEEEKIDELAETSMNAIMDTIKSIRNMRAEVNVAPGKKSEVILTFATDELKEVFIQNEGYLKVLAGAEPVAILEADAQKPENAMTAVVNGVEVYLPLKGLIDVEKETARLNKELATLDKELARVSGKLSNAGFVAKAPAEVIAKEKEKQKGFEEKRIAINERLTYLASL, translated from the coding sequence ATGGAAGAAAAAAATATTCCGACTGTATATGATCCACAGTCCTTTGAAAAGAAATGGTATAAATTTTGGGAAGAAAATCAGTTGTTTCATGCGGAAGTAGAACGTGATAAGAAACCGTTTAGCATTGTTATTCCACCACCAAATGTTACGGGTCAGCTGCATATGGGACATGCACTTGATAACACTTTGCAAGATATTCAAATTCGTTGGCGCAGAATGCAAGGTTACAATACGCTTTGGATGCCGGGATCAGATCATGCAGGGATTGCTACGCAGATTAAAGTTGAAGAAATGCTCCGTAACGAACAAGGGCTATCGCGCCATGATATTGGTCGTGAAAAATTCATTGAGCATGTTTGGGAGTGGAAACATCAATATGGCAGTAAGATTACAAAGCAATTGCGCAGTCTTGGTGCATCTTGTGATTGGCAGCGTGAACGTTTTACGATGGATGAAGGATGCTCTGAGGCAGTACGTGAAGTTTTTGTTTCTTTATATGAAAAAGGTTTGATTTATCAAGGACATCGAATTACAAATTGGTGTCCGCGTTGTAGTACGGCTTTAAGTGATATTGAAGTTGAGCATGAGGATAAGCCGGGGCATCTTTATCATTTACGCTATCAAGTTGAAGGTTCAGATGAGTTTGTTGAAATTGCGACGACCCGTCCGGAAACAATGCTTGGGGATACTGGTGTAGCGGTACATCCAGAGGATGAACGCTATACGCATCTTATCGGAAAAAAATTGATTTTACCAATCGTTGGGCGTAAGATTCCTGTGTTTGCTGATGAATATGTAGATCCGAAATTTGGTACAGGCGTAGTAAAGGTTACACCAGCTCATGATCCGAATGACTTTGAAATGGGGCAGCGTCATGGGTTAGAACAAATCGTTGTGTTAAATGATGATGCGACTATGGCAGATAATACAGGAAAATATAAAGGCATGGATCGTTATGAATGCCGAAAAGTATTGCTTGAAGATTTAAAAGCTTTAGGTAATTTGGTGAGCATTGAAGAACACAATCATGCTGTTGGTCATTGCCAACGTTGTCATACAGTAGTTGAACCAATGATTTCTAAACAATGGTTTGTCAAAATGGAATCGTTAGCAAAACCTGCAATGGAAGCCGTAACGAGTGGAAAAATTCAATTTGTACCTGAACGTTTTACGAAAATTTATTTAAATTGGCTAGAGAGTATTCGTGATTGGTGTATTTCTCGTCAATTATGGTGGGGGCATCGAATTCCGGCTTGGTACTGCGATGAATGTGGTGAAACGTTTGTTTCTCGCGAAGATCTTTCGGTATGTTCGAAATGCGGTAAAGCCCTTCGCCAAGATGAGGACGTGCTTGATACTTGGTTTAGTTCTGCTTTATGGCCATTTTCTACAATGGGGTGGCCGAAAGATACAGAAGAACTAAAGCAATTCTATCCTACAAGTGTACTTGTTACAGGCTATGATATTATTTTCTTCTGGGTTGCGAGAATGATCATGATGGGCTTGGAATTTAAACAAGAAATTCCATTTAAACATGTATTCATTCATGGGTTAGTTCGTGATTCTCAAGGTCGTAAAATGAGTAAATCTCTTGGTAATGGGATTGATCCAGTAGAAGTAATTGAGAAATATGGCGCAGATACGTTAAGATTTATGTTGATTACAGGAAATACACCTGGAAATGATATGCGTTTTTATTGGGAACGCGTAGAAGCAACGCGTAATTTTGCGAATAAATTGTGGAATGCATCTCGCTTTGTCTTAATGAACTTAGAGGGTTTTGATGCTGCGTTTAGACCAAAACAAGAAGATTATACTTTAGCTGATCGTTGGATACTAAGTCGTTATGCAAAAACAGTTGCTGATGTCACAAACAATTTGGAACGGTTTGAATTAGGAGAAGCAGGACGCGCTTTATACGATTTTATTTGGAATGAATTCTGCGATTGGTATATCGAAATGGCAAAAGCACGTCTGTATAATAAAGACGCAGTTACAGCTCGTCAAACAGCGCAATATGTACTTTGTTATGTGCTTGAAAATACACTGAAATTATTGCATCCGTTTATGCCATATATTACAGAAGAAATTTGGCAACATATTCCGCATGAAGGAATTAGCATTATGGTGGCGAAATATCCATGTGGCGAAGAAGAAAAGATTGATGAATTAGCGGAAACTTCAATGAATGCAATTATGGATACGATAAAATCAATTCGCAATATGCGTGCAGAAGTGAATGTAGCACCTGGAAAAAAGAGCGAAGTGATTTTGACTTTTGCAACGGATGAATTAAAAGAAGTGTTTATTCAAAATGAGGGGTATTTAAAAGTGTTAGCTGGTGCTGAGCCGGTTGCTATCCTTGAGGCTGATGCACAAAAACCGGAAAATGCAATGACCGCAGTAGTAAATGGTGTGGAAGTTTATCTACCATTAAAGGGCCTGATTGATGTAGAAAAAGAAACGGCTAGGTTGAATAAAGAACTTGCTACGCTTGATAAAGAATTAGCTAGAGTAAGTGGAAAATTATCTAATGCTGGATTTGTGGCAAAAGCACCAGCAGAAGTGATTGCCAAAGAAAAAGAAAAGCAAAAAGGTTTTGAAGAAAAACGTATTGCAATTAATGAACGCTTGACTTATTTAGCAAGCTTATAA